A single genomic interval of Streptomyces sp. BA2 harbors:
- a CDS encoding PqqD family peptide modification chaperone: protein MPLIHLAEQTVFDPADGTGVLLDTAEGVYFELNPTATLMLAAALHCETYDEAVRDLTARIDAADGELREGIRSLAAQLSESGLTERGLTDPGGNQPRVGP from the coding sequence ATGCCGCTGATTCACCTGGCAGAGCAGACAGTCTTTGACCCCGCCGACGGCACGGGAGTCCTCCTGGACACCGCCGAAGGCGTCTACTTCGAGCTGAACCCCACAGCGACCCTCATGCTGGCGGCGGCCCTGCACTGCGAGACGTACGACGAGGCCGTCCGCGACCTCACCGCACGCATCGACGCCGCCGACGGCGAACTGCGGGAGGGCATACGGTCGCTCGCCGCCCAGCTCTCCGAGAGCGGTCTCACCGAGCGCGGTCTCACAGACCCGGGCGGCAATCAACCAAGGGTTGGGCCATGA
- a CDS encoding lasso peptide biosynthesis protein codes for MRSAATAGWAFLLWGDDAAGPVPHTPLTARLAAATHTARALRTLRKRGWGVAQSHLRELQLPQGAHRDLPEATAIRLARRELPRCQLVVRLLDPDALCLSRSFALAVHLSALGLPAETVIARQRSSIGARFAFHSWTELHGEVLNDVPAVQSGHTVLHRVRCAALV; via the coding sequence ATGAGGTCCGCGGCGACCGCGGGCTGGGCCTTCCTGCTCTGGGGCGACGACGCGGCCGGGCCCGTGCCCCATACGCCCCTCACGGCGCGGCTGGCCGCCGCCACGCACACGGCACGCGCGTTGCGGACCCTGAGAAAGCGCGGCTGGGGAGTGGCGCAGTCCCATCTGAGGGAACTGCAACTCCCCCAGGGCGCCCACCGCGACCTGCCGGAGGCCACAGCGATCCGCCTCGCCCGCCGCGAACTGCCCCGCTGCCAGCTCGTGGTGCGGCTACTGGACCCCGACGCGCTCTGCCTGTCCAGGTCGTTCGCACTGGCTGTCCACCTGTCGGCACTCGGCCTTCCGGCCGAGACTGTCATCGCCCGGCAGCGTTCGTCGATCGGCGCACGGTTCGCCTTCCACTCCTGGACGGAACTGCACGGTGAGGTCCTCAACGACGTCCCGGCCGTCCAGAGCGGCCATACGGTACTCCACCGGGTAAGGTGCGCCGCCCTCGTGTGA
- a CDS encoding secondary thiamine-phosphate synthase enzyme YjbQ, whose amino-acid sequence MTTASGTRVEIASRKVPNEGSIALSARLAVTIEAAQTVVDLTPWVRQLVQEAKVTEGDVHIYCAHTTCGLIINKYEDLLASDINDALERLIPNTSIQYYAHDKQRSETIRATHGDRPNGHTHARAWLVTHPELTIPVTDGALYLGTWQSIMLTEYDGPRDRELLVRVRSGTSATA is encoded by the coding sequence ATGACGACCGCATCAGGCACACGCGTGGAGATAGCATCGCGCAAGGTTCCAAATGAAGGCTCGATCGCGTTGTCGGCGCGGCTCGCGGTCACCATTGAAGCGGCGCAAACCGTCGTTGATCTCACACCCTGGGTGCGGCAGCTCGTCCAAGAAGCGAAGGTCACCGAAGGGGACGTGCACATCTACTGCGCACACACAACGTGCGGCCTGATCATCAACAAGTACGAAGACCTGCTGGCGTCGGACATCAACGACGCGTTGGAACGGCTCATACCGAACACCAGCATTCAGTACTACGCACACGACAAGCAGCGCAGCGAGACCATCCGGGCAACGCACGGTGACCGCCCCAACGGCCACACACACGCCCGTGCGTGGCTCGTCACCCACCCCGAGCTCACCATCCCAGTCACCGACGGCGCGCTCTACCTGGGAACGTGGCAGTCCATCATGCTCACCGAGTACGACGGGCCCCGCGACCGCGAGCTCCTCGTTCGCGTGCGCAGCGGCACCTCGGCCACGGCCTGA
- a CDS encoding helix-turn-helix transcriptional regulator → MDDNHLGDFLRTRRAGLQPQDVGMASYGARRVAGLRREEVAVLAGVNADYYTRLEQGRERNPSPQVIDALSRALRLDADARAHLYRLAGATSDDRLAVHAAERVSPALRQLMDGYPNTPAFVMSRTLDLLAINALADALYAPFEPADNLARMTFLDPAGRTFYTDWDRAAQATVANLREATGFAPDNPRLRELVRTLTEHSADFTSLWNSHTVRGKTQDAKHFLHPDVGPLTLTYQAFDVRDAPGQQLVIYHAEPGSPSAQSLNLLGSIHATRRQPHR, encoded by the coding sequence ATGGACGACAATCACCTGGGAGATTTCCTGCGCACACGCCGCGCCGGTCTGCAGCCGCAGGACGTCGGCATGGCGAGCTACGGGGCCCGCAGAGTCGCCGGACTGCGCCGCGAGGAGGTCGCCGTCCTGGCCGGAGTGAACGCCGACTACTACACCCGCCTGGAACAGGGCCGCGAGCGCAACCCCTCACCCCAGGTGATCGACGCGCTCAGCCGCGCGCTGCGCCTCGACGCGGACGCCCGCGCGCACCTGTACCGGCTGGCCGGGGCCACGTCGGACGACCGGCTCGCCGTCCACGCCGCCGAGCGGGTCAGCCCGGCGCTGCGACAGCTGATGGACGGCTACCCGAACACTCCAGCGTTCGTCATGAGCCGGACCCTGGACCTTCTCGCCATCAACGCCCTGGCCGATGCCCTCTACGCCCCGTTCGAACCGGCGGACAACCTGGCCCGCATGACCTTCCTCGATCCTGCGGGCCGCACCTTCTACACGGACTGGGACCGGGCAGCACAGGCCACCGTCGCCAACCTGCGCGAGGCAACCGGATTCGCCCCGGACAACCCACGGCTGCGCGAACTCGTCCGCACCCTCACTGAGCACAGCGCGGACTTCACTAGCCTGTGGAACTCCCACACCGTGCGCGGCAAGACCCAGGACGCCAAACACTTCCTCCACCCGGACGTCGGCCCCCTCACCCTCACCTACCAGGCATTCGACGTACGCGATGCGCCTGGCCAGCAGCTCGTCATCTATCACGCCGAACCAGGCAGCCCCAGCGCCCAGTCCCTCAATCTGCTCGGTTCCATCCACGCCACACGACGCCAGCCCCACCGCTGA
- a CDS encoding Atu4866 domain-containing protein, with translation MAGPVEGDHVDVVGMWVTADGHIRQELLPDGRYDEARGERRSAYTGRYTVTGSRLDYVDDTGFTATGDIRDGVLYHEHLVLRRERKSS, from the coding sequence ATGGCCGGGCCCGTTGAGGGCGACCACGTCGACGTGGTCGGGATGTGGGTGACCGCGGATGGTCACATCCGTCAGGAGCTGCTGCCGGACGGCCGCTACGACGAAGCCCGCGGCGAGCGGCGCAGCGCGTACACCGGCCGGTACACGGTGACCGGCAGCCGCCTGGATTACGTCGACGACACCGGGTTCACCGCCACGGGCGACATCCGGGACGGAGTGCTCTATCACGAGCACCTCGTGCTCCGCCGGGAGCGGAAGTCGTCGTAG
- a CDS encoding SDR family NAD(P)-dependent oxidoreductase, producing MTGQRLDGKVALITGATGGLGTATAELFASEGARLVITDVAEGPLRDLAHRIEARGAEVVAARLDVSSAREWDEVITVVRDRFGTLDVLVNLAGIVDWPGIEDTREEAWDRVIDVNQKGTWLGMKAAMPLLRASGNASVINTSSVLGLVGSGAAAAYQASKGAVRLLSKTAAVEYARQGVRINSVHPGVIATPMIQDLLDDQGDQQPDIQRTPMRRAGRADEVAPAILFLACDDSSFVTGAELVVDGGLTAH from the coding sequence ATGACAGGACAACGACTTGACGGCAAGGTCGCGCTGATCACGGGCGCGACTGGCGGCCTCGGCACAGCGACCGCCGAGCTCTTCGCCAGCGAAGGCGCCCGGCTGGTGATCACCGATGTCGCCGAAGGCCCCCTGCGGGACCTGGCCCACCGGATCGAGGCACGTGGTGCGGAGGTCGTCGCTGCCCGCCTCGATGTCTCCTCCGCGCGGGAGTGGGACGAAGTGATCACCGTCGTACGCGACCGGTTCGGCACGCTGGACGTGCTCGTGAACCTCGCGGGCATCGTGGACTGGCCAGGTATCGAGGACACACGGGAAGAGGCGTGGGACCGCGTCATTGACGTGAACCAGAAAGGTACATGGCTCGGCATGAAGGCGGCGATGCCGCTCCTGCGTGCGAGCGGCAACGCGTCGGTGATCAATACGTCGTCAGTACTCGGCCTGGTGGGAAGCGGTGCGGCTGCGGCCTATCAGGCGTCCAAGGGGGCCGTGCGCCTGTTGAGCAAGACGGCCGCGGTCGAGTACGCCCGGCAGGGAGTACGGATCAACTCGGTGCACCCTGGGGTGATCGCCACGCCGATGATCCAGGATCTCCTGGACGACCAAGGCGACCAGCAGCCGGACATCCAACGCACCCCCATGCGCCGAGCCGGCCGCGCCGACGAGGTCGCCCCCGCGATCCTTTTCCTGGCCTGCGACGACTCCTCGTTCGTCACCGGCGCGGAGCTGGTGGTCGACGGCGGGCTCACCGCGCACTGA
- a CDS encoding SDR family NAD(P)-dependent oxidoreductase codes for MTPATTSASASASASTEFAGKIALVTGAARGVGRETVALLHARGAQVVALDLRSDVTNLAEEFPGVVATNGDITQEETAHRAVATALDAFGGLDILVNNAGRTQNKPVTETTAEDWDTVMAVNARGSFFLAREAFRAMKSRAGGAIVSTGSYASTVALPEGAAYSASKGALAQLTKVLAVEGGPLGIRANLVAAGVIETDFLDTIRPDSRAYLASFSAAQPLGRVAQPEEIAEVLCFLVSPRSSFVTGAVVAADGGFTAI; via the coding sequence ATGACACCTGCAACCACATCCGCATCCGCATCCGCATCCGCATCCACCGAGTTCGCTGGGAAGATCGCCCTCGTTACTGGAGCCGCGCGAGGGGTGGGCCGGGAGACCGTGGCGCTCCTCCACGCCCGCGGCGCCCAGGTCGTCGCCCTCGACCTCCGCTCCGACGTCACGAACCTGGCGGAGGAGTTTCCCGGCGTCGTCGCGACAAACGGTGACATCACCCAGGAGGAGACCGCCCACCGCGCGGTGGCAACGGCCCTGGACGCCTTCGGCGGCCTTGACATCCTTGTGAACAATGCCGGGCGCACCCAGAACAAGCCCGTCACCGAAACCACGGCCGAGGACTGGGACACCGTGATGGCGGTCAACGCCCGCGGCTCCTTCTTCCTGGCCCGCGAGGCATTCCGGGCCATGAAGAGCCGCGCCGGCGGCGCCATCGTCAGCACCGGCTCGTACGCCTCCACCGTCGCCCTGCCCGAAGGCGCCGCCTACAGTGCGTCGAAGGGCGCTCTGGCCCAACTGACCAAGGTGCTCGCCGTGGAGGGCGGCCCGCTGGGCATCCGCGCGAACCTCGTGGCCGCGGGCGTCATCGAGACGGACTTCCTCGACACGATCCGCCCCGACAGCCGCGCCTACCTGGCGTCCTTCTCCGCCGCGCAGCCACTGGGACGTGTGGCGCAGCCTGAGGAGATCGCCGAGGTCCTGTGCTTCCTTGTCTCGCCCCGCTCCAGTTTCGTCACGGGGGCCGTGGTCGCCGCTGACGGCGGTTTCACCGCGATCTAA
- a CDS encoding MASE1 domain-containing protein, with translation MAEARRSVSDGSVLVTRRFRQSSEIVLKALAVAACYYVSGRLGLHGRLTVEGVIVTPIWPPTGVAVAALFVYGVAVWPGIAVGSFLIIASLTTPQLTTLVTVAGNTIAPLCAYLMLRRAGFRVGISRLRDGLALVFIGGLGAMLISATAGVGLQVLTGGLGTGQFWSVWLAWWVGDAMGVLLVTPLLLVLLGAAGPLQLRRWKEMLFLGLAALIVVPVAVVGELSLLFLVFPLLIWVALRFQLAGSMLCALFASVLTTFEANRQQGAFLHLSPIEVMTKLQAFNGATALTALLLSAMVAEQRATRRSVRSACRELAEVLEHLAAGKTPPELSARHAAGLSTDDTASATDSPRDV, from the coding sequence ATGGCCGAAGCGCGCCGGTCGGTGTCTGATGGCTCTGTGTTGGTGACTCGGCGGTTCCGGCAGTCCTCGGAGATAGTCCTCAAGGCGCTGGCCGTGGCTGCCTGCTATTACGTGTCCGGGCGTCTGGGCCTGCACGGTCGACTCACCGTCGAAGGAGTGATCGTCACACCCATTTGGCCGCCCACCGGCGTCGCCGTCGCCGCACTGTTTGTCTACGGCGTGGCGGTCTGGCCCGGGATCGCTGTTGGTTCCTTCCTCATCATCGCGTCCCTCACCACCCCTCAGCTCACCACACTGGTCACCGTGGCGGGCAACACCATCGCCCCGCTCTGCGCCTATCTGATGCTGCGACGGGCTGGTTTCCGGGTCGGAATCTCACGTCTGCGGGATGGCCTTGCCCTGGTTTTCATCGGCGGGCTCGGAGCCATGCTGATCAGTGCTACGGCGGGGGTCGGGCTGCAGGTGCTGACCGGTGGACTGGGGACAGGGCAGTTCTGGTCCGTGTGGCTGGCCTGGTGGGTGGGCGATGCGATGGGTGTCCTGCTGGTCACTCCGCTCCTGCTCGTGCTGTTGGGCGCCGCTGGACCACTGCAACTGAGGCGCTGGAAGGAGATGCTGTTCCTGGGCCTTGCGGCCTTGATCGTCGTGCCTGTGGCTGTGGTCGGCGAATTGAGCCTGCTTTTCCTCGTCTTCCCGCTGCTCATCTGGGTGGCTTTGCGCTTCCAGCTGGCAGGGAGCATGTTGTGCGCGTTGTTCGCTTCGGTGCTGACCACATTCGAGGCAAATAGGCAGCAAGGGGCCTTCCTCCACCTGTCGCCCATCGAGGTCATGACCAAACTTCAGGCGTTCAACGGTGCCACCGCGCTGACGGCGCTCTTGTTGTCTGCCATGGTCGCTGAACAGCGTGCCACCCGACGATCGGTGCGGAGTGCCTGCCGGGAACTCGCAGAGGTACTGGAGCACCTCGCCGCAGGGAAGACCCCGCCTGAACTGTCCGCCAGGCACGCCGCCGGCCTCAGCACCGACGACACGGCGTCGGCGACGGACAGCCCTCGGGACGTTTGA
- a CDS encoding PP2C family protein-serine/threonine phosphatase — MFRTQAADDSDELLARLGALTARARELAEMQRSRVELAVALQRGMLPHDLPQPPGVRLAVGYMPANHGLNVGGDWYDAFTMPDGRIGLSIGDVQGHNIKAAAFMGQVRVALRALASVTGDPGELLMRTNDLLVALGADLFATCSFLRLDPATGALECARAGHIPHIWATADGRSGIDEGECGPPLGVLEGAEYPVVCRRLTTDGVVVLLTDGVVEGPSLSLDDGLRRVMRLAEITTAAGLGINALVGGVMRLADTVGHEDDAAVLVVGHDAGAL, encoded by the coding sequence ATGTTCCGTACGCAGGCGGCCGACGACAGTGACGAGCTGCTCGCCAGGCTCGGGGCGCTGACTGCCCGGGCTCGGGAGCTCGCTGAGATGCAGCGCTCCCGGGTTGAGCTGGCAGTGGCGCTGCAGCGCGGCATGCTGCCTCATGATCTTCCGCAGCCTCCTGGCGTCCGGCTGGCCGTGGGCTACATGCCCGCCAATCACGGGCTCAACGTCGGGGGAGACTGGTACGACGCCTTCACGATGCCCGACGGCCGTATCGGCCTGTCCATCGGTGACGTGCAGGGGCACAACATCAAGGCCGCCGCGTTCATGGGGCAGGTCCGTGTGGCCTTGCGTGCGCTGGCCTCCGTCACGGGCGACCCAGGGGAACTGCTCATGCGTACCAACGATCTCCTGGTCGCCCTGGGCGCGGACCTCTTCGCGACGTGTAGTTTTCTCCGGCTTGATCCGGCCACCGGCGCCTTGGAGTGCGCTCGGGCCGGCCACATCCCCCACATCTGGGCCACGGCCGACGGCCGGTCTGGTATCGACGAAGGTGAGTGCGGCCCCCCGCTCGGCGTGCTCGAAGGCGCCGAGTACCCCGTGGTGTGCCGCCGTCTCACCACGGATGGTGTCGTCGTGCTGCTGACCGACGGAGTGGTGGAAGGGCCGTCACTGAGCCTCGATGACGGCCTGCGGCGGGTGATGCGCCTCGCCGAGATCACTACCGCTGCCGGGCTGGGCATCAACGCTCTTGTAGGCGGTGTAATGCGGCTGGCGGACACGGTGGGGCATGAGGACGATGCCGCCGTCCTCGTCGTCGGCCACGACGCCGGCGCCCTGTAG
- a CDS encoding NAD-dependent protein deacetylase — protein sequence MRTRPTLTWEPTGGLPPALTDLTAVVEAVRGGGVAVLSGAGLSTESGIPDYRGEHGSLRRHTPMTYQEFVGAEQARRRYWARSQLGWRAMTRARPNAGHRAVTALAEAGLVTGVITQNVDGLQQSAGARDVIELHGSLSRVVCLACGQGSARSELDQRLREVNPGFEAAAERYRAARVNPDGDVELPEEAVREFRVVACSACGDGVLKPDVVFFGENVPLERVAACRHLVEEAAVLLVLGSSLTVMSGLRFVRQAADSGTPVLIVNQGPTRGDRWATQRVELPLGEALPALVTRVCP from the coding sequence ATGCGGACACGCCCCACGCTGACCTGGGAGCCCACTGGCGGCTTGCCCCCGGCCCTGACCGACCTCACGGCCGTCGTCGAGGCGGTGCGCGGAGGCGGGGTCGCGGTACTGAGCGGGGCCGGGCTGTCCACCGAGTCCGGCATCCCGGACTACCGTGGCGAGCACGGCTCCCTGCGTCGGCACACTCCCATGACGTACCAGGAGTTCGTCGGCGCCGAGCAGGCCAGGCGGCGGTATTGGGCTCGCAGTCAGCTGGGGTGGCGGGCCATGACGCGCGCCCGTCCGAACGCCGGTCATCGGGCCGTGACCGCCTTGGCCGAAGCAGGTCTGGTCACCGGTGTGATCACACAGAACGTCGACGGGCTGCAGCAATCCGCCGGGGCCCGGGATGTCATCGAACTCCATGGAAGCCTAAGCAGGGTGGTATGCCTGGCCTGTGGGCAAGGCAGCGCCCGTTCGGAGCTCGACCAACGGCTGCGTGAAGTCAATCCGGGGTTCGAGGCTGCCGCCGAGCGTTACCGTGCGGCGCGGGTCAATCCGGACGGTGACGTCGAACTGCCCGAGGAGGCGGTGCGCGAGTTCCGGGTGGTGGCGTGTTCGGCCTGTGGCGACGGGGTCCTCAAGCCTGACGTCGTTTTCTTCGGAGAGAATGTGCCCCTCGAGCGGGTTGCGGCGTGCCGACACCTTGTCGAGGAGGCTGCCGTCCTGCTGGTGCTCGGCTCCTCCCTCACCGTCATGTCCGGGCTGCGTTTCGTGCGCCAGGCGGCGGATTCCGGCACGCCGGTCCTGATCGTCAATCAGGGCCCGACCCGAGGTGACCGTTGGGCCACCCAGCGAGTCGAGTTGCCCCTCGGGGAGGCGCTGCCCGCCCTGGTGACGCGGGTGTGTCCCTGA